From the genome of Podarcis muralis chromosome 3, rPodMur119.hap1.1, whole genome shotgun sequence:
AATCGGTGAAATCACTCAGTTTGCTAAAGCATTTTGATCTCTTGGAACCAAACCCAGAATGCTCTAACCCCATAGTAGTTATTGGCATTCCTGGAAAAGATATTCACCAACCTATGAACAAGATTCATTTAACATACCAATTTTTATAAAGGATTGCATTGTTACTCTcactcagggtttttttttaattaaattttttgttttttttaaaatacgcAAAATGGATAATTTTGAGAACTGCATCTCTCCCCTTTTTCTATTTAGCTCAGGGAATCAAGTTCTTTTTTTCATTATTGCTTTGAGCAACATTTGAATAGTATTCTTTCTGTACTGAAACAGTGTTTCAAAGAAAGTTGTCTtcctaagaaaaagaaaatagccaACGCTTTCCTAGGTATAGGCTGTCTCTTAGCAACCAGACTCAAGGTAGCTAGGATACAGAAAATACAAAGGGAAAAAGGTTTCTACTCTGCCAGAGCACAAAAGACGCCTGATGCAGGGATTGGTCAGTACACGATCCTACTGCCGTAAAGGCAATGAGTGTCTATTTGTATTGAGAGCTCCCCATGTGGTTTGGctctcaagaaactacagcagGGAGACTGAATTACCAGTCATGTTTAGTTAATGGTGGGGTTACTGTTACTCCACCCCATGTTGATGACTTTAGCCAGAAAGTTAAAAGTGCTACATATCTTCTCAGCAGCAATAATAGTGCCAGGGCAAAATAAGCCAGCTATGTATCTTGTGCCAGTTTAACAGGAGCTCCATTGGACCTAAGCAAACCATCTGACATAAGCAGCTCGAGTGCAAGAGAAGATGAATAGGGCCATAGACAAGAGCATCTTGAGTAGCAGTTGTTCATTTAAAGGGGTTTGTTCGGTAGGAATAGATGCTGGATTTTATTCAAATACAACTAGGATTATTCTGTAGACCTATTCATCCAATTCATCTCAGGTCAGACAGGAAACTATATCCACCACTGCGAGTTGCAGCATGGAAGAAAGCATGCAGTGAATAATGTATATATTCATATGAGCCATTTCCTTCTTCCCAATGATGCTAGACAGAAGAGTAGTATTTATGTACTGTATACACCTTGTAAATACTTCCATCACACAACAATCACAGTGCTTAGATACTTTATTAGTTTCTCATTCATTGAcaacaaaatacatttttgtcTTTAAAATGAGTTGATCTTGGGATGTAATTTATTGCAATAGACAAAACATTCctaatatattacacacacaccttGGCTCAAGTTTGAATCAAGATCAGGCTACTGTGAAATATTTATCTACCGTGTTTCTCTCAAGGTCTGTGAAATGGTCCCTATGGAAAAAAATTGAGTTAACTGTACTTATAGAGTTACCGACAAGGGGAATAATTCAGCAGGAATTTCCTCTGCAGAgaccccattgaaattaacaggaTCAGTGCAAAAGTACCAAACATGAGAGATCTATCAATGACTATTCCTCCTGGTAACAGAAACAGTATCTCTGAACGCTGGGTCCCTGGGGCAACCTACCACATTCATGCTCTGCTTATGGTTCTTAAAACATCCAGATTGTGGCTAAAATAACAATACACTGGCGTTTCTAAATAGGGCGATAGACTCTCAGAGCAACTTACAAAAGCTTCTCACAATACAATTCAAGTATAGTATCAGAAACATAAATACCATGGAATTGGATCTGGACTAATTCTGCAATCCTATATAAATCCAGTGGGACtaacctctgaataaacaagtgTAAGATTAGTGTTAGTTAGCTTAATTTAGTAATGAGTAAGTCTGAATAATCTTATACATGCCTATTTaggctggttgtttttttaaagtgatacaacaaataggggtggggggaagatgaTTATAAATTATGTGTTCAGAGATCTAAATGTTGTCAATTggctttactcccaggtaagtctgGATTCAGCAAATGATGCTAAGATAATTCAAGTAGCGTGTTTTGCCCTCATCCTTGCTTTGTCTTTACTAATGTCAGCCTTTGACCATCATGTACAACATCATGACCAACAATTCCCACTGAGGACTTCTTAAGTTAAGGAAGGAGGGCCAAGCAGGTTGAACTTGCTTGGCCAATGATGAAGGCATGTGTTGCTCATATTAGGACCACGTTTCCATCATTTCACTTTGCATCAGAGCACTATTACAGTTTATACAGGCACTAGCCACTAGCTCTTTCTGCACTCAGTTGCAATTCAGTGCAAGTAGAATTTTATCAAAAGGAGCAGGGAACCTCAACCTAATCTTCCTGAAAAGTTAAAATAGCTGCACTCTATGAAAACCGACACACTGTTTTGCAGGCTGTTAAGTTCACATCTGCAATGGATGTTCCCCACAGAAATATAGAAGAAAGGTCAGAAAAACAGTTTCACTGtcaaaccatcatcatcatcatcatttttttgaaagagggcaaTAATGAAAGCAAGTGTTACCTTAACAATAGACTTGAAATCTTCCTACAGAGTAGTATGCTTATACACAATTCAGATGGCTGCAGCAACTTTAATACACTAGAAAGGACAATTAATTCTCAGTCTATACAAACATTTGTGCGATTGCAAGCTTCCAAACTGATTGCTTCTCCATGAACATTAAAAATGAGAAATATGTTAAGTCAGCCtgctactgtattttaaatttctgaacagtaatctcatgcagcttatagtaaaagaaaggaaaaagaaaaaaggaattccAAGCCCCAGATCTTTAGTGCTGAATGGGATTAAGAGACAACTGAGGTACTACACCTCTGAAATGGGGTGCAAGCAGAGGGCAAAGCCAAGCTGACTATGTAACAGCATCAGAGCTGTTCCATTCCCCTTACATCCCTCAGCTATGCCAGCCTGAACTGGTGTACTGACAGAGAACACCCACACCACCTACCCTGGTTGGCATGAGCTAGCAGGACTTGGGATGGAGTGGTATGCCATACCATGCTACCTTATCAttttggattgctctgcccatcatTTAAGTAAATTGCCATACTAGAGCACTAAAAGTGTTTGCGTTCTCTCTTATGCTTGGGTTCATTTTCTCTCCATATCAACAGATAAAATTCAGCAATATATTCCTGCTACTAAATGTACAGGCTAGTACTGATTTACTGACTACTACCCAAAGCAGCTTTGCTTGCTCATTACTCTTGTCAGCAGTTGGTATAGAATAATATAGAAGAGTGAACATACTAATCCTTTTCTCCTTGCATTTTCAAACACATGGAGAACAGCAAATACTAGTTCAGTttaagggggaaatcaagggcaTGTGGTTCCTTTAACAAGATGGGCCACACTCAGTGGTATTTGCAAGCAGAAGGCCAGCTTCAATTTCTGGAAGCACCAAGTTACAGCTATCTCAGAAAACAAGTCTGGGGAAAATCTTAGGAGATCCATGGTCAGTAAGGACATTACTAGGATGGATCAGCAGGAAACCTATGAGGCCCTTTGGGCTCAGCCACACGAACTTGCCCTCCATGCAGTCTCAAGTGTGGGTTAGGTAAAGATGTATCTGTGCCAAAAGTGGGTTTGCAAGCGCCTGCAAAGCCCAGTGCGCAGCCAATCTTTTGCAAGCCCCAATAATAAGCATGGCGCTTGAACCACACAGCCAAAAACAGGTCATCTGACATCATGAggtcaggtgactgacagatggccaaccccacccacctcacaaaAGTGGATCTATTATGTGTCTCTGTGTTGCAGAGATAAGGATATAGCCTGGTAGCTAGatcattccccacccctggactaGACAGAGAAATGTTCCAATTCAGTGTAAACATGGCTTTATATGTTCAAATGTTATTCTAAGTAACAGAATTTGTGTATCGCTTAGTAATTTCTGACAGTAACCTTTTCGGTAAAGATCTGCATAAAGCCCAGCTTCACTGGACACACGCCTGGTTTACCCACCATCATGTGCTCGGCAACTCGGTTTTTCCAACTGAACCTGATGAATCCCTTTTGTATGACTGGGTTCCACTAGGAGGTAACTCTGTATATTGGCCGCTAATGTTCTGAGTGAAACAGAATCGAGACTGTGTGTTGTGCATGTGCCCCACTTCAGACATGAATCAAACTCAGATGAATGTGCACTTcactcaaagaaaaagaaagtgagtggggaaaatgtttaaatactgtcTCACCTCAAGGCCTTGATGAAAGCTCTCCCAAAGGTCTGCATGCCATCTCCCACTGGCCTCAAAGGGTGACTATGTTACCCTTCAGAAGATAACAACAGCATCATTCTTTCACCATTGGGCAACATtagattacttttttaaaagttgcagtcAATACTGTGTTTTTAAACCAACATAATGAACCaacacaaaaccaaaacaaagcatCGTTGCAGTATAATGATTTAACCAAATGAATAGCATAAAGTATTTTCCAATATGTTATACACAGCTGAATTTTTTCACTTTTAAAGAATAAGATGTGAAGGCTAAATATTAGCTTTCGTGATTTATTGGGAATGTTGAGGTTCTGATCAAGTATCAATCTAAATCGGGGTTTAATTTGTTTTATAAAAGCTAAGGTTAATACATTTTGTTCAGATACCAATTAATTGGAAGCCAAGTGTTAAGAGTAGACTATAGACATCTATATAGGCTTTCATACCTCAATTTAttgcttttcttcattttttttactttgcttgTAGACTTTGGACCCAGTGTAGGAACTGCTTAAGTTAAAAAGTCCCAAACTGCACCAGACTGGTAAAAAAAGTTTCTATTCAGCCCTCAGCACAGAAGAACACAGACCGTATTAATGAATGTAAATTTACTGACTGTGATCATCCTTGACATTAAACAGCACTGTTTCagaattttacatttttatctgTCATTTTAACAAGCAAAAGAAGATTTACATGTTCCATTTTTGTTAAGTTTTTCTAGTGCACAACAAAATCAAATTTAAAGTGATTATGTAATGTACAGAAATCTGTCATTTAAAACAATATGCACACTGCGGATTTTAATATAGCCTTTCGTTTTATGTTTTTAATAACATCACCAGTTGTAATTATACAATAGGTCAAATGTTTAGCCATGTACTACACTTAGTTATTACATGCTAGAAATTTAAACACCAAGGTCAAGCTGAGTAACAGAAACAGTaattaaaaatttaaacaaaGTCCATAAACTTCtgttcatttatatatttttttctctaTTTCTTAAATTAACATCCACAGTTTGTTTTATCCATTACATTTTGTGCATTGCTTATATTTCCCCACATGATACAGAATAATTGCCCCTTTGAAGTAAGAAGCATCTTGATGAATTTATTGTTACCACATGTAAGTGCATTTGAAACCAGAGTTCACAAGATTAAGAACAAACAAATACATGTTACTGAAACAGATCAAGATGTATTTCCAAAAAAAGAGCTGCACACAAGTTAATTGAATATTAAGTTAAAGCTTGACCTATCCTTAAGATATGTTACGTTTAACTTTTAGTGTGCAGATGCCAAGGTCCACAAACAACAGGCTTCAAAAGGATATGCTTGAAAGTGTCCAAGGAGTCACAGGTCTttaggatatttttaaaaaatatatggctTTTACCAACTTGGTGCATAAGGGCTGCTGGAAAAATATGGAATATCAAGCACTCTGTTATTTTCTTTGCCTTCTTTAATGCTTTATAGGCAATTCTTAGTCCAGCCATTTCAAATGGTCTTAAGGTAAAAAGGATGTATCCCAGTTACTGAATTTAAAGAATAAGCCTCTTTAATAGTATCTGCCACCTGGCGGCCCAGGCCATCTCTGGCCCCGCCCAGGTGGCGGAAGGGCTGGTGCACCGGGTCCACTGGGAAAGCTGTATAAAAGGATAAAATCATaattgttgttttccccccttctcaaaagagttcctttttaaaaacaacagacttAAAACCCTGCATTACAATTTGGGAGAATGCTTCCAACATGCATATTTAGAAAGCTTCCAATGTGGTTAAATATTATGCTAACAATAAGTTCTGATTTTTTAAGTCTACGTGATAAGCCTCGTTCTGAATACTTAACCCTCCTTAAGTTTTAAACATTGTTACATAAAATTCTTTAAGtaaaatgagctaaaaaaggGAGTGGGAAAGGAATCTTACCTGCTTGGAGGTGGGAAACGGCCTCGTGGCCATGGCGGCATCCCTCTGCctctggggggaggaggaggtatTCCTCTGAAGCCCATTGGTCCAGGTGGTGGGGGAGGTGGAGGTGGGGGAGGAAGCTCAAAACTGCAGAGACAGACCCAACTGACCATCATCATATGACTACTAACCTAGTTATATATCATGTAACTATTAGTTTTGTTTTCCCTGCTTCAGACAGgcatttttctttaaataataataaaaacataccaCATTtctccgtctataagatgccccaatgtataagacgcctcctacttaagaaaatggggggagatggcccccgTGTACAAGACACCCCGCCccaattttggacattattttttaggggggaaacccagtcttatacactgaaaaatacggtaatttttattAGAATTTGCTCATTCATTCTGTTTACATTTTgccattcctcccaaaggagcccaggacagcaaTCATATcgataataaaacatttttaatctAAAAATTGTGCTTTCAGAGTTGCCAGGAATAGTTGCATGTTTTAACATATTTTCTCCAAATTTCAGATGAGTGTGTGTTCACAAAGaattagatagatagacagacagacagacagacagacagacagacagacagatatgggGGGGGGCGTAATTTCTCCTTGTATGTACAGGAATGCTTGATCTAACTCAGTAGCTCTCAAACCTAGACTTATCTGATTAGCATCAGCTTTCTTGAGGTATATTTTACAACCCCAAATCTTTCCAAAGAAGCACTCCTGATATTGAGTCACATACAACCTTTCGGTTGCATAACTTAGATTCCAAAAAAACATCAATTGCAGTGTCATCTCCTCAGTGGAAAATCCCCAAAACTTGATCTCCAGCTCttgaaacttttttttctttgtggACCCTCACACAACCAATTCTATGGAATTTGACAAGAAAACAGGGTCTTGTGAATTTTGCTTGCAGAAAGCCCCAAATTCTGCAACTAATgcaaattgcatatataaaacatatggCTAGGTGAATCAACCCCAAGCACAGCCCTGCATTACCCAAAACTACAGTcactgtttttaaatatatttgcagtTAACCTCAATACTAACCATGGTGGGGGTGGCAGAAAAGGCACTCTCATCATTCCTCTCCGAGGAAGAGATGGTGAGAAGAGTGGTCCGCCTCGTAGTCCTCTTCGCCCTCTTACATCTGAATATGGGCGCATTCTTCCCATTCCACGTCTACAAAAACAAGAACTTTTCAGCACCAATCTAAAAGCATGAGCAACTCAGCAAATCTTAATAAAGAGACAAAAGTCCAGGTTTGCAAATGTGGAGGCTCCTGGAAACGAGCTTGCAGCCATTTTGGTCCTTTCCGGTCCCTTTTGCTCCTAAGCCATGTGTGAGGTAagtcaaggtttggcttagctgATCTTCTGAACACAAGCTGATGATTAAGTTCTAACCACATTCTTGGTTACAGCACAACATATGAAGCTGTCTTATTCCATAACCAAGGGTCAGGAATAAGAGGGGCTAcagtccagtgacatctggatGACCCCATTTTGGCTACAGCCTGAATGGCAGTCACATCCCGGAGTTTCAGGAGCCTTTCCCAAGCCCTACTTGGAAATGCTGGAAGTTGGACCTGTGACCATCTGCAAGCAAGTGCAACACTCATTTCAGTAGGGGAAACGTACCTGCATGCACATCCCTTTAAGCCTGCAAAACCATCACAATTTGAACTGCAACTGTGTATTAAAGCTTTACCAGTTAGGAAGTTTGCACCCTGAAGTTAATGTGTACAACattatacaataaataaataatgtacattaggtaaaaaattgaaagattaccTTATCGGCCCAAAGCCATTCAGTGATCTGCCTCGCATTTTTCCTCTAGTATAGCCTCTGCCACCTCGGCCTCTTCCCCGACCTCTTGGGCCTCTGAGCATAACGAAGGAGAACATATGAAATTCTGACCACTTTTTTTTGTTCTAAGAACCACAGACCAATTACTATGGCTAGGGGTGCCAACAGGATTTTTCAGGTCCACACTGTATGTAGATTAGGCCCTCTACCCTACCCATAAAAGAGAACACAAATTTGCAGCAAACTTGCAAATATTTTGTGCCATATGGAAAGCTGTATCCTCCTTTAGCAAGGGTCAAAAGTAACCTGTGGGCCACACAGAACTAACTAACAAGACAGATGAAGTTCTTTGCAGAATTGCATTTCCATACTAGAAGTCTTAACCCACTGAATTTGTGATTTCCTCATAGCTGTGGCACATGAGTCTGCTCTCCCTGCACAGAAGCAGAGTTGCATGGGCTGTCAACCTagtgttgccatatgtccggaatttcccaaACATACTGTATATGGAATACTGCAAATATACAGAAAATCTGgaagtatggcagcccatgttggcagtgcagTTTTTCCATAAAACTAGCTCAAAAACGGCTCACAAAtttgccccccaccctcccccaaaagaaaaaagctcaacaacattccTTTCCGGATTTTcagttcaaaatatggcaaccctatgtcaCTCGAAATCTTTCATCAATTGATCTTACCTGGTAATGCTGCATTGTGCCTAGTACcagtcatgctcagagtagatccactgacaGTAATAGTCAGAGTTAACTTCAGTGAATTAATTTCTATCGGTCTACTCAAAGTaaaatttagttggatacaacccactatGTTAGTACATGACCTAGGGCACTTAGTTTCAGATTACATATATGTAAAAATATACACAAACCCAGGTTGACAGGGGGGGATGACTGCTTACAATCCCAGTACATATGTACTTGCCACTCAGGATAACGCTTAATGCAGCTGATGAACATGAAAATATACATATATGTTAAGGTGGTATTCAACCaaatttattcagagcagacccactgaaattaatgaacacaaccAAGTTATTTCCAGGAATTTCATTAGAACTACTCTAAGAAAAACTTAAgagtataccacccttcaagaTGCCATAAGACTCTTTCTAGTTTTTATAAAACATTTTTCATTGTTTAAATATGACATTTAACAACATCAGCAACTTAGGAATTATGTCTCaccttttttttgtttcagtCACTTGTATGTTTTCTGGAGCAGATTCAGGCTGATCCATTAGGTCTTCAGCTCCTTCTTCCATGTATTAGAAATAcctgaagggaaaataaagtcATGTTTCAACATAAAAGTTTAAGAAtcaaatttcccctaatgtaattTTGGAGGTTTCCAGCAGAGTCTGTTAAAAATAGTTACCAACAATTATACACCATCTTATTGATACAGAGAGAAATATCAAAGCAAGTCTTCTAGATAATCTTACCCAAGTCTGTGCCTTGTACCATACGATGCAACTATGAATACAGTTTCAAAACGAAGATGTCACAAATAGGCAAATGCAAGGCTGCTGGGccaacagcaggggtggggaactggatccagaGGGCTAGCCCTCCACAGGCCACTTTAATTGGTGGCCACCCCTGCCCACCTATCAATCACAGGACATTGTATGTCAGGTGATTCTATCTGTAGATTCAATGAGATCTTCCCTTGCAGCCACAGCTTGAAATCAATTGCAGTGCAGACAGGCAAAACGGCTTGGTTTTTTTCTTGTAAAGGAAGAATCAGGAACACAAACTTTACAGCATCTGCTATTTAAACTTTCCTAAATCTGACATCATACACGACCTCAGATGCAAGAAAGGTGGGTGTGACTGGCCTGGTCAACCCTGAGGCTTGGAAGACGTAATGAGACTATGAGCTACTTTACATTGGCCAAGAGGAAAATTCCACCACCACTCTCAGTGAACGCATGGAAAGGTACTGGTGTAGGCACTACTATCGGTAACACAGAATCAGAGAACAATAGTCCCCTATCAGAGAAGAGGGGAACATGAACCACACATCTCTCTTTTAAGAAATTATTCTTTGCATTCTATTAAGTATTGCTCAAAGATTGCATGTATTATGAAACTGACTAGCACAGTAGCAGTACAAGAGGGTAGGAAGGTGGAAAATGGAGTTTATTCATTATACATTAAAACAATAAAGCTTTATGTTTTGTTCAAGACAATTTAAAGGTATTTTGTTGTTTAGCAAAGTTTAAAACAGATTACTTAGATTTCTTGTTGCTAAGGATATAGCAGAAGAAATGGGCTTGCAGGATTCCTATTAGCAGAGGCCGGCACTTTTGGTTACCCTAAATTTTTCCATTCCAGTGGTCACTACAAGAATTCTCTAACCAAGAACAAGTTTGTGGTTTCCTCATCCCTCCgcatccctttttctttttgtgccaTTTATTTTCAATTAAAAGTCTGACATTTCTAAGCTGCTCTGGAAGCCTTTTTTCAGCTGAAGAGCTGGCCAAAGGGATTTTAAATAAACTACATTGCATATTTTGCTGTATTTTATATTATATGACCTTTTTTGTATAACTTACTGTAAACTTCTGATTGATGTTTTAAACTAATTCCCACCCCccatcagtctggctctgttgatctatTGTTTATCAGCCggatattttagttctaaaaaggtttgctgtagatctcttaggtgagagtctctgtagagttggaacagatgCGGCTGTAACGTAGGGCCTGGattgtttgggatggtagctagaagCATGTAGATACTGTATATTTgttggtcagttggtttacggtataaggtggttgTCTAtacgcccatcctgtatttttatagtagtgtccaaaaattCTGGCCGGTTCCCCTGAGGGAAAAGACACAGCAGGATCAGGCCTTTTATGCCTGACCCAGCGAGGCGACGGTTATACAGTATATGCTCCAGGCACGCGGAGGAGAAAACGAGGACGGAGCAGAAGCCGCGGAGCGAGGGAGGACTTACCCGGCTCGACGCTTTGCCAAACGGATGACAGAAACAACGTCGCGGCCGCGCCgaaaggggtgggaggagaaagcCGCCTCTCCTCCTCTCGTCTTTCTCGGGTTCAGCCCACAAACAAAACGCTTTTCAAAATGGCGCCTCGGCGAAGTCTCAGGAGAGGGAGCGAGCCGCGAAGCCACGCCCCCCACCAGGAGGAGGAGCCCGGGGAACAGCTTCGTTTCGGCAAGCAGCTGCCGTAGCTAGGCCCCGCCTTCTCTACGTCCATGTTGCGTCAGCGGCCGGGCTGCGATCgccgcaaaggattctgggcactgtagtccgccccctcacagagttacaatcccCAGCGAGGCTCAAGGAACCCTAGAACTGTCTCAATAATACGTGTATTAACGAGAGCATTCAACGAaccggggttgggggggggataacagaTATGGGCTGCgattctaaacacatttacttgccAGCAAGCTCAATGGGACCCCATGAAACTTCTGCGTAAAGgtgtaaaaaaaaccctaactatAAGCCCTTACATGCCAGGTACCAGCCACTCCTCCTCCAGGAGGAGCCAAGGAACCCACAGCAGATTCAGCCCAGCCCACTGTCGTAAGAGGCGGACTTGGGGGGCCGTAAAGCGGCAGGGGAGGAAATCCACGTGGGAAGCGGAGCAGGAAGTTCGACAACATGGGGAAGAGGAAAGCTCgccggcagcagcagctgatcagcagcttgagtaagaagcagaagaagcaccTGAAGGATTTCGGGGAGGAGCACCCCTTCTACGATCGGTGAGCGGGGCTTGTTTGAATAGCGTCTAAGGTGAAAGGTGAAGGATCTGTTTGCTGATGAGGCTTCTTGCCTGCAACGATTTCCCTACAGTAGCCTTCCCTGAGTCGGCGCCCTCCTGGTGTTGtcggactacgactcccatcgtccctggtaACTGGCCCTGCcggctaagggtgatgggagttggagtccaacaacgtctggagagccacaatttccccatccctcacATAGACTGAATTGCTAAGGCAGACTGCTCCGCGGATTTTGGCTGTCCTAAATGCCCTTCTCCCCACTCCTGCAGCATTTTCAGTGATCCATAGCTGAGTATAtgtcttcattttcatttttcaatGGCCTTTGCTTCCTTTCTTCCTGTGTCTCCATCTCTCACAACTGATAGAGAGCAGAAAGTTTTTAGTTATCTGTCCCAGAATGCAGAGGATATTGCCTCCCCAGTCAGAGGCAGTCCAGTCAGCATCCATCTGtatcgggagacaatggaggaatgcacCTATGGGGCTGACAGCAaattgttggaaggttacagagcCTGTAGAAGGTTACAGCTGTAGAAACCAATACTGGAGAGATaagttttgttgcagttggggcagatgaaggtgtccggttgtgctgctgcagatgcaccattgtGTTTCTTCTCGCTGGGAACCGCAGGAGAGGAGTGCTGTTGTGAACAGATACCacttgctggcttcccatgggcatctggttgtgaTCAAGGCCCTGTTCCTCATAGTGTGCACACTTATCCCACACTCAACCTCTGTTCACTGT
Proteins encoded in this window:
- the LOC114594713 gene encoding uncharacterized protein LOC114594713 isoform X1; the protein is MEEGAEDLMDQPESAPENIQVTETKKRGPRGRGRGRGGRGYTRGKMRGRSLNGFGPIRRGMGRMRPYSDVRGRRGLRGGPLFSPSLPRRGMMRVPFLPPPPCFELPPPPPPPPPPGPMGFRGIPPPPPRGRGMPPWPRGRFPPPSSFPSGPGAPALPPPGRGQRWPGPPGGRYY
- the LOC114594713 gene encoding uncharacterized protein LOC114594713 isoform X2, translated to MEEGAEDLMDQPESAPENIQVTETKKRGPRGRGRGRGGRGYTRGKMRGRSLNGFGPIRRGMGRMRPYSDVRGRRGLRGGPLFSPSLPRRGMMRVPFLPPPPCFELPPPPPPPPPPGPMGFRGIPPPPPRGRGMPPWPRGRFPPPSRVT